The sequence TGGATACGGATTATTGTGCGGGGTGAGTGCGTCCCCTGGAAGTGGTCTGCAGCTATCTTTTGGGGGAATTTTGCAAGAGCGCTAGGTATTCCTGGTTGCCTTTCGGGCCTTTGATGGACGAGGGAACGACATCCGTAACGGTAAGCCCGAGTTCCTGTTGTGCAAATTCACGAACCAGAGTGACCGCTTGCAGCCGGTCTGCTTCGTTCCGCACAACACCTTTGTGGTTTTTTTCCGGTCCCAATTCAAATTGTGGTTTGATGAGCACGACCAGAAATCCGGCGGGCGACAGATAGTGCATGCAGGCAGGAAGAATTCGCGTCAATGAGATAAACGATACGTCCATGACCACCGCGTCTACGGTTTCCGGCAGCAAATCCGCTGGGGCCGTGCGCAGATTGGTGTTTTCCATGCTGATCACGCGAGGGTCATTGCGTAGTTTTTCATGGAGTTGCGCGGTTCCCACATCCACGGCGTAGACTTTCTGCGCCCCGTGCTGGAGCAGGCAGTCCGTAAAGCCTCCTGTGGAAGCTCCGGCATCGAGGCAAGTTAAACCCTCGAAATCCAGATTGAAGTGCTCAATGGCTGTGAGTAGTTTGTACCCTCCACGACTTACGAAACGTTCCGCCTCCTTCAGTTCCAGAAGATCGTCTTCGCGCAGTTGTTGACCGGGTTTGTCCACAAGAACAGGCGTACCCTTGGTCACCAGCAGGGCTTGACCGGCCATGATCAGGCGTTTTGCCTTTTCACGGCTCTCGGCCAGTCCCTGCTGAAACAAAAGCTGATCCGCCCGAATGCGTTTCGCCATGCCTGCCTCTATTTTTTTTCCAGGCCCAGGCGGTTTACAATATTCGTTGCGGCGGCCACGGCATACTCTTCCGGGGGAAGGCGGTCGCGTTCCGATGCGTCAATGACCGGAGTCGGAAGGTTGGCCATTTCTGGGTTCGGTGTGACTTCAAATTCCGGGGGGAACCTGTCTTGGAAGTACATATTTTGGAAGTCGACGAATTTAAGCTGATGCGCGGTGGAGTCGAGGACAGCGAGTTCCGACGGAGAAATAAGCCCCAATTTTCCGGCCCTGGTGGCACCGGCCAAACACTCGCCGCCCTGGGTACAGGCGATGTGACCGTTGCGGTTAGCCAGAATCATGCCTTCCATGATCTGTTGCTCCGTGACCTGCACAACCTGGAAGGCACCAGGGCCGCCAATGGCTTCAAAACGTTCTGCAAAATGGCGAACACGTGGAAATGAGACCGGGTTGCCGATCATGGCGGCCTGGGCCACGGAAGGTGTCACCTGGACCGGCTCAAACAGGCGCTCGGTTGGATCTTCAACCGCATAGTAACGGAATACTGGATCGGCGTGATGGGACTGAACCCCGAAGATTCTCGGTAAATCTGAGATGATTTCCAGTTGATGCAGCTTCAGAAAACCTGCCATGATGGCCGTGACATTGCCTGCGTTGCCAATGGGGACAAAAATGCACTTGTCGGCCACATCCCAATCAAACCACTGCGCAATTTCAAAGGCGTAGGACTCTTGTCCCAGGATACGCCAGGCGTTTTTGGAGTTGAGCAGCGCCACCCGGTAGTTGTCGGCGAGGTGTTCCACCACTTTCATGCAGTCGTCAAAGACACCGGGTACCTCCAGCACCGTGGCGCCGCTTCCCAAGGGTTGGGCGAGCTGCTGGGGTGTGACCTTGCCCTGCGGGAGGATGACAACGCTTTGGACCGGACCGCCGATGGCGGAAGCATACAGGGCGGCAGCAGCAGAAGTATCGCCGGTGGACGCGCAAACCGTGAGAACCTGGTCCCAATGGTTTTTGCGGATGAGATGTTGCAGGTAGCTGAAAGCACAGGCCATGCCCCGATCCTTGAAGGAGGCCGAGGGGTTCTGCCCGTCGTTTTTGAATGCCGCGGTCACTCCGGTAGTCTGCTGGAGATTGGCGGGAGACTTCACAATGGGAGTGTTGCCTTCGCCAAGGTACAAAATGTCTTCTTCTTCAAGCACCGGGGCGATCAGTTCGTAAAAACGGAAGATACCGCGCAAAGCCGTGTTCTTCGTGCCTGCGCGTGCGTCGAACAAAGCACGCCACTCAGCGCCGGAGGTTTTTTTCAGCTGTTCGAAGTCAAGATTTTCCAAAAGAAAAACCCCGCCGCATTCCGGGCAGGTATAGAGCAGTTCGTCAATGGGGAAACGTTTGCCGCAACCCAGACAGACGTATTCCATGCGGCCCCGATAAACGGGGAAAGAGTTGGCGTCGATTGTGGTGGACATGATGATTCCTTTGTATCTCTTCAATTAAGGCCAGACGCGCGGTGCGCAAAGCGCGAACATGGTCAGGCCCAACGAAAGTTTAATGGTCATGCCGAGGGATTTTCCAAAAAAAGCACCCATAGAGGCCCGTGACGCTTCGGATGCAGGGCGGCCATGGCTGATTTCAAATACGAAGCAACCGGCATAGGCTCCCAGAAGCGCGCCGAGAAGCGCGCCCACGCCAAATAAAAAAGGCGCCCCTAGGATTGCCCCTACGATGGCACCGATAAAACCACCAAAATTACCCCGTCCCGAAGCTCCGTATTTTTTGGCTCCCCACGACTGCGCCAGCCATTCCACCGCTTCACCGGCAAAGGCCAAGGCAGCCAGAACCCCGACAAAAAGCCACGTGAGACCATGCTCCGGTCTCACTAGAACCCAGGCAGAGGCAAAGATTACCACCAGCCAGTTTCCAGGAAGGCTGAAGATATTCAAGCTCTGGGCCGCAAAAAGAAGAAGCAGGAACAGGAAAGCCCAAATATGATCCATGGCGGCGTGCCTTTGGTTCTCTACCCGTTAGTCGTCGCGAAGATCCACAACCCGTTTGGCTTTGCCTTGGGTCTTGGGAATGGACTCGGATTGCACCAGTTCCACGCGCGGAGTAACCAGAATTTCATCCCGGAGGCGGGTCGCGATGCGTTTTTGCAGGCCTTGAAGCTTGCGCATATCCTCAACAAAGAATTCTTCACGAATTTCCACTTTGACGCGGATTTGATCCATAACGCCTTCACGGAAGAGTTCAATAAGATAGTTTTGCCCGACTTCCGGCATGGACATGAGTGTTTGTTCGATTTGCATGGGGTAGATGTTCACGCCCTTGATGATCAGCATGTCGTCGGCGCGTCCCTGAATACGGTCCAGACGGCGGTGAGTTCGACCACAGGCACACTCACCGGGAATGAAGCGGCTCAAGTCGCGGGTGCGGTAGCGAAGGAGCGGCATGCCTTGCCGTGTCAGGTTGGTCATGACCACTTCGCCGATTTCGCCATCCGCGACATGTTCGCCTGTTTCCGGGTTGATGATC is a genomic window of Paucidesulfovibrio gracilis DSM 16080 containing:
- the thrC gene encoding threonine synthase codes for the protein MSTTIDANSFPVYRGRMEYVCLGCGKRFPIDELLYTCPECGGVFLLENLDFEQLKKTSGAEWRALFDARAGTKNTALRGIFRFYELIAPVLEEEDILYLGEGNTPIVKSPANLQQTTGVTAAFKNDGQNPSASFKDRGMACAFSYLQHLIRKNHWDQVLTVCASTGDTSAAAALYASAIGGPVQSVVILPQGKVTPQQLAQPLGSGATVLEVPGVFDDCMKVVEHLADNYRVALLNSKNAWRILGQESYAFEIAQWFDWDVADKCIFVPIGNAGNVTAIMAGFLKLHQLEIISDLPRIFGVQSHHADPVFRYYAVEDPTERLFEPVQVTPSVAQAAMIGNPVSFPRVRHFAERFEAIGGPGAFQVVQVTEQQIMEGMILANRNGHIACTQGGECLAGATRAGKLGLISPSELAVLDSTAHQLKFVDFQNMYFQDRFPPEFEVTPNPEMANLPTPVIDASERDRLPPEEYAVAAATNIVNRLGLEKK
- a CDS encoding TlyA family RNA methyltransferase, with protein sequence MAKRIRADQLLFQQGLAESREKAKRLIMAGQALLVTKGTPVLVDKPGQQLREDDLLELKEAERFVSRGGYKLLTAIEHFNLDFEGLTCLDAGASTGGFTDCLLQHGAQKVYAVDVGTAQLHEKLRNDPRVISMENTNLRTAPADLLPETVDAVVMDVSFISLTRILPACMHYLSPAGFLVVLIKPQFELGPEKNHKGVVRNEADRLQAVTLVREFAQQELGLTVTDVVPSSIKGPKGNQEYLALLQNSPKR
- a CDS encoding DUF456 domain-containing protein, with the translated sequence MDHIWAFLFLLLLFAAQSLNIFSLPGNWLVVIFASAWVLVRPEHGLTWLFVGVLAALAFAGEAVEWLAQSWGAKKYGASGRGNFGGFIGAIVGAILGAPFLFGVGALLGALLGAYAGCFVFEISHGRPASEASRASMGAFFGKSLGMTIKLSLGLTMFALCAPRVWP